A genomic segment from Aegilops tauschii subsp. strangulata cultivar AL8/78 chromosome 1, Aet v6.0, whole genome shotgun sequence encodes:
- the LOC109763639 gene encoding uncharacterized protein: protein MHPSYLFPLYCSSPANLFFLGTAAQGRLNGLQNAGSVAAASSSPTPSPQAVQRPVGLWYSVASRRTTLATVLSNRPMVRPATTSRWQVYHSEQRDRASMHPSRALTAVQVELRPPSSPSAAPIEHPHKTACSTWLQLHRGPAPLVFHSATGRQAWMPSSEPPHCPAATLLQPPSGGARCSKHVLWMPPPLAYSLRSARPSPFFPVHPA, encoded by the exons ATGCATCCGTCTTACCTCTTCCCTCTCTACTGCTCTTCTCCCGCTAATTTGTTTTTTCTCGGAACTGCAGCACAAGGGAGGTTGAACGGGCTGCAGAATGCGGGTTCGGTTGCCGCTGCGTCCAGCAGTCCAACCCCGTCGCCCCAGGCCGTCCAGCGACCTGTCGGGCTATGGTATTCTGTTGCAAGTCGGCGAACAACATTAGCGACCGTACTCTCCAACCGCCCCAT GGTACGGCCGGCGACAACGAGTAGGTGGCAAGTGTACCACAGCGAGCAACGGGACAGAG CATCCATGCATCCAAGTCGAGCTCTGACCGCAGTCCAAGTGGAACTGCGACCACCATCTTCACCCAGCGCTGCACCCATTGAGCACCCACACA AGACGGCATGCTCCACTTGGCTTCAACTGCACCGCGGGCCTGCTCCACTTGTCTTCCACAGCGCCACCGGCAGACAAGCCTGGATGCCGTCGTCCGAACCGCCGCACTGCCCAGCTGCAACGCTCCTGCAGCCACCATCCGGCGGCGCACGGTGCTCCAAGCACGTCCTGTGGATGCCTCCTCCTCTTGCCTACTCCCTGCGAAGCGCCCGACCGTCTCCCTTCTTCCCCGTCCATCCAG CATAA